attaaaactcttttttttttttcaaccttTGTTCTCCCTTATTTCCAAAAAGACCACAACAATTACTGCACTAACAACAGTTTCGAGTGCAATGTTCTCTCTATGATACCATTTGCCTCCCCTTCTTATTTCCAaataatcaaaaataaaaagaaaattatcatTTAACCGAATATCACAAAATTCACAATTGTTTTTACACCAAAAATCTTTTTAAAtcctccttttatttttttcaaggaAAATAACGAACGAATAAGTAGAAGAGGGGGACGTCTTTGAAAAACAGAAACCATTTAACAGAAAAAGTTGAATAAATAGGTAATTACGATTTTCTTCCATCTCGTAGAGACGGCGAGAATTAGCTTTATCCAGTTACGGGACATTCACTTCTATGCCACATAATTTAGAAGCGCGAAGCGCATCTGGGATCCTCACATGTGAAATGTtacttgaaaataaaaataattttttaattgaaaaaaaaaaagttggcgGGACTCGGGAGGAAAGGACAAGGAGGCCTAAGTCTGTATCTCTAGCAGAATGCTCTGGCCAACAGACAGTTGCAGACGCATCCATGCGCTTCTCTCCCCCCATTGCCCACCGTTCGGTTACTGAGGCTGCAACGACAACTATGAAATTTCCAACTTAATTCCATGCAATGcgtgcacacacacacatatatatatatacatattaaaaaaaagatacTCTTCCCATTAATATTGCATCCAGAAACCCTATCAAATGAGAGATTTCCGGCTCTCTCTTCAGGAAGAACCAATTTTATGTTTcccaatttttcttttaaaccaaaaggggggggggggggggggcttGTCCTGCTAGATTTTGCTCGAAACCATAGAAGATACCCGCTGCAGTACTCAGAAATATGACAGAAATGgaaatttaaacaataaaaaggaCATACAGATTTCATCGAAGAAATATCACCACTGCTGCTCACTTCCCTACTGAATTCCCGATCTCTAGGAAACTCCCTGCTGCAGATCAAATATAAACTATTCAATCAtgtaacaaataaaattattgctAAAATCTCCAGATTATAACCAGAAACATCAAGCTATATTACCTTTCAGCTCGCCTTTCATTTTCACGCCGCCTCCTCAAATCAGCTTTCCGAGCCTCAAATTCCTCCCTGCTCATTGCTGGAGGCCCAGCATTCATACCCATTCCAAATTCTGAAAGATCCCTATGAAAGATACAAAGATAACATAGGAGAAACTAAACTAATCAGGTTTCAGAGTGAGGGTAGGGaacaaatcaaaatttaaaataaacaaataaattacaCATACCTCTGTGGGGGTATAACAGGCATCATATAACCTTGTGCAGCAAAAGGGTCTGGAGATATCATGCCCCCAAATGGCATATCCATAGGGCCCAGTCCATAACCCATGAAGGGCATGGGACTGGCATAAGGATTCATATAACCTTCCATAGCAGGCTGCATGCCTCCCCAGTAAGGATTATAGGGAGAGGGTCCAAGAGGCATCATATAACTTTCAGCTGTGAGATCTTGAGGTGCTTTCCACAAATCTATGAATCATTgccattaataaaaataaatctaattaaatattCGTAGGCACAATAAATCAACAGGCCTAACATAGTACATTAAAATAGGCAAATACTAAAGAAAAGCAAAAGACCCACCATTTGGAGGCATGCGaaccttcttctttttctttttcttcgctGACAAATCACAACACATCAAGTTAGACCACTATCCTGTTACAGTACCATGAATACAGGAAGCAGAGAGAATGGATCCAATCATGCTGTTTACAAGATAAAGTAGCAGATTACATGGCACCTCCCTTCTCATACACAAATGAATAGATTTAAGATAAATAATTACCTGCCTCACCAACAACCAGCTTCTGCTGCACTTCCTCCTCAGGCAGTGGAGCACTACATTGTGATGCTGGCTCCTTTACACTCATTGACTCATGGGTAGCCTCAGATACATCAGGCACTTTAGCAGTCCTCGGTTTCTCAGGGACTTGCTGTAGGATAACAACAGGCTTCTCCTCATCCACTTGTTCCTTCATATTTGCATTTGGGGTTTGTGTGTTACCAGCAAAGGGCTTCTGCTCTTCCTTAGAAGCAGCAGACTGCGTGGGTGATGGAACCTTAGGCTGTGGATTGCGAGCAGACTCCATATCTGAAGTTAGAAAAGGAAGTATGATATACATGCTAATAAGCATAACATGCATTTGTATACACACATGTACAAAAACAAACCTTGAACTTGAAAGGTGCTTCCTGCATTTTCAGCGCTACTGTTCCCAGATTCTAATATCCGGTTAATAGTATCCCTAAGTGTCTTATTTGGAAGAAGATCATCAGCAAGAATATTTGTCGCTCCACATACACACTTTGCATTTGAGATGATATAATCTCTTATACCTGGGTTGAATAGCATCAAGTTAGATGAAGATTGAAGAAACATGTTAAGCTGCTGAGATGAAGGAACCATATGATGTTCCACAATAAAGCAAGCCAAGGTCACGTCTTGCACGAATGAGGGGTTGtagtgaaaagtttaaattactATTGGCTTCTAGATTTGCATTAGAAGAACAATTTGAAAACAGAAGACAAAAGTTAAACAGGGAATTCGAACTTACACTTATCACAAAAGCTCTTGAAACAACATTTGCTTGTTAGTACAGCATTTTTCATGACTTCCTTGCACAAAGGGCAGTGAAGCTCTGGTGGAAGATCTCCAACAGAGCGTGTAGAAGGCAAGCcctcaatttctttctcaaaAGCAGCCCTGTTTAAGTTTGAGTTATTGGTAAATCACTTTTGCAACTGTATGGATGACATACAGGAATACAAACCATAGTCAACTTACTCATTAGGCTTCAAAACAGCAACTGCACCACTAGGTAATGCATATGAACCATCAGGTGTTGCCATTAGCATTGACTTTGGAATGCCAGTAGGAGGTTTTACTCTCTTGATATCATAGTTTGGATCACCATTTGTAGGACAATGCTGAATGAAATGccctgaaaaagaaaaaaacaaattaaatttgcAGAGGCTTACAACACCAAGAAGCAATTGCTTTTACAAGTGAGGAAAACCTTTTAAAATATACATGTACATACCCGGTACCTTGCACCTGTGACATACATAGCCCTGTGGAGGCGTTTTCCTCTCCAATCCTAATCGACCTCAACAAGAGAagcatttgttttaatttaaaatcaaacattGGAAATAAATGTAGACAAAGCATAAACTGCTTGCGatgaatattaaaattagtAGAGAATGCACACAGCAATCCACATATACACACACTTAAAAGATGTCCTTGGCTTTATGTAAATGACTAAATTCACCAAGCAAAGGCAATAGAATAATAACATATGCGGCATAAGAGAATCACCAAAGCCACGACCGCCCATTCTTCCACCAATACCCCTTCCGAAACCTCTACCAGGGCCAAATCCATCAGCTCCTTGACTACAAATCCAGGTGGAAATTTAACagaaacaaaaaattaatttccaaACATAGTAAGAATCAAAATATTATCAGAATACAACAGAAGCACATCTAACCGTTGCCAGTCCAAGGCTGGAGTATCAATCAAAGCCTTAATCTTGCTGTCTTCATCAGCCTTGTTTGCAGGGGGAGCATCAGGAACTGTATTGCTAGACTGAACTACTGGTGCTTCAGGAATTGCATACAAATCATTCCCAAACTCATCCCATTCAGTGTCTTCAGTCTGTAAGGTCAAATTATCACACAGCCTTGATAAAATTGCTATAGTGAAAACTAGCTGTACTGCAAGATAACtcaattgaaatttgaaatgcaAGGAAAAGTTAATGGCACTGAAGTTTACATATTTC
The Manihot esculenta cultivar AM560-2 chromosome 1, M.esculenta_v8, whole genome shotgun sequence genome window above contains:
- the LOC110629231 gene encoding E3 ubiquitin ligase PARAQUAT TOLERANCE 3 isoform X2; the protein is MAVYYKFKSARDYDSIPMDGPFISVGTLKEKIFESKHLGRGTDFDLVVTNAQTNEEYLDEAMLIPKNTSVLIRRVPGRPRMPIVTEQEPKMETKVEDTPVEKGSFMAADSSAMKYTEDTEWDEFGNDLYAIPEAPVVQSSNTVPDAPPANKADEDSKIKALIDTPALDWQRQGADGFGPGRGFGRGIGGRMGGRGFGLERKTPPQGYVCHRCKVPGHFIQHCPTNGDPNYDIKRVKPPTGIPKSMLMATPDGSYALPSGAVAVLKPNEAAFEKEIEGLPSTRSVGDLPPELHCPLCKEVMKNAVLTSKCCFKSFCDKCIRDYIISNAKCVCGATNILADDLLPNKTLRDTINRILESGNSSAENAGSTFQVQDMESARNPQPKVPSPTQSAASKEEQKPFAGNTQTPNANMKEQVDEEKPVVILQQVPEKPRTAKVPDVSEATHESMSVKEPASQCSAPLPEEEVQQKLVVGEAAKKKKKKKVRMPPNDLWKAPQDLTAESYMMPLGPSPYNPYWGGMQPAMEGYMNPYASPMPFMGYGLGPMDMPFGGMISPDPFAAQGYMMPVIPPQRDLSEFGMGMNAGPPAMSREEFEARKADLRRRRENERRAESLYLICSREFPRDREFSREVSSSGDISSMKSKSIPQPSSGDLHPHHRHPPERSSPARDLEPPAPLPPRPSKRKSDHERSDRDRDRDHHDYDYDRERDRGERDHHHRHHHHRSEPPAKASSEATKPASSTIADRKQKASVFSRISFPEEELATKKRKLSSSGEAPAAVAGATSASAAHHKSSSSVNGYYDDYNSSSVKVTSVSASGGGKKSMDYESSDDERHFKRKPSRYEPSPPPPADWEEDAKHSRGQRERERERERDRDRDRKHK
- the LOC110629231 gene encoding E3 ubiquitin ligase PARAQUAT TOLERANCE 3 isoform X1 — encoded protein: MAVYYKFKSARDYDSIPMDGPFISVGTLKEKIFESKHLGRGTDFDLVVTNAQTNEEYLDEAMLIPKNTSVLIRRVPGRPRMPIVTEQEPKMETKVEDTPVEKGSFMAADSSAMKYTEDTEWDEFGNDLYAIPEAPVVQSSNTVPDAPPANKADEDSKIKALIDTPALDWQRQGADGFGPGRGFGRGIGGRMGGRGFGRLGLERKTPPQGYVCHRCKVPGHFIQHCPTNGDPNYDIKRVKPPTGIPKSMLMATPDGSYALPSGAVAVLKPNEAAFEKEIEGLPSTRSVGDLPPELHCPLCKEVMKNAVLTSKCCFKSFCDKCIRDYIISNAKCVCGATNILADDLLPNKTLRDTINRILESGNSSAENAGSTFQVQDMESARNPQPKVPSPTQSAASKEEQKPFAGNTQTPNANMKEQVDEEKPVVILQQVPEKPRTAKVPDVSEATHESMSVKEPASQCSAPLPEEEVQQKLVVGEAAKKKKKKKVRMPPNDLWKAPQDLTAESYMMPLGPSPYNPYWGGMQPAMEGYMNPYASPMPFMGYGLGPMDMPFGGMISPDPFAAQGYMMPVIPPQRDLSEFGMGMNAGPPAMSREEFEARKADLRRRRENERRAESLYLICSREFPRDREFSREVSSSGDISSMKSKSIPQPSSGDLHPHHRHPPERSSPARDLEPPAPLPPRPSKRKSDHERSDRDRDRDHHDYDYDRERDRGERDHHHRHHHHRSEPPAKASSEATKPASSTIADRKQKASVFSRISFPEEELATKKRKLSSSGEAPAAVAGATSASAAHHKSSSSVNGYYDDYNSSSVKVTSVSASGGGKKSMDYESSDDERHFKRKPSRYEPSPPPPADWEEDAKHSRGQRERERERERDRDRDRKHK
- the LOC110629231 gene encoding E3 ubiquitin ligase PQT3-like isoform X6, whose amino-acid sequence is MAVYYKFKSARDYDSIPMDGPFISVGTLKEKIFESKHLGRGTDFDLVVTNAQTNEEYLDEAMLIPKNTSVLIRRVPGRPRMPIVTEQEPKMETKVEDTPVEKGSFMAADSSAMKYTEDTEWDEFGNDLYAIPEAPVVQSSNTVPDAPPANKADEDSKIKALIDTPALDWQRQGADGFGPGRGFGRGIGGRMGGRGFGLERKTPPQGYVCHRCKVPGHFIQHCPTNGDPNYDIKRVKPPTGIPKSMLMATPDGSYALPSGAVAVLKPNEAAFEKEIEGLPSTRSVGDLPPELHCPLCKEVMKNAVLTSKCCFKSFCDKCIRDYIISNAKCVCGATNILADDLLPNKTLRDTINRILESGNSSAENAGSTFQVQDMESARNPQPKVPSPTQSAASKEEQKPFAGNTQTPNANMKEQVDEEKPVVILQQVPEKPRTAKVPDVSEATHESMSVKEPASQCSAPLPEEEVQQKLVVGEAAKKKKKKKVRMPPNDLWKAPQDLTAESYMMPLGPSPYNPYWGGMQPAMEGYMNPYASPMPFMGYGLGPMDMPFGGMISPDPFAAQGYMMPVIPPQRDLSEFGMGMNAGPPAMSREEFEARKADLRRRRENERRAEREFPRDREFSREVSSSGDISSMKSKSIPQPSSGDLHPHHRHPPERSSPARDLEPPAPLPPRPSKRKSDHERSDRDRDRDHHDYDYDRERDRGERDHHHRHHHHRSEPPAKASSEATKPASSTIADRKQKASVFSRISFPEEELATKKRKLSSSGEAPAAVAGATSASAAHHKSSSSVNGYYDDYNSSSVKVTSVSASGGGKKSMDYESSDDERHFKRKPSRYEPSPPPPADWEEDAKHSRGQRERERERERDRDRDRKHK
- the LOC110629231 gene encoding E3 ubiquitin ligase PQT3-like isoform X3 translates to MAVYYKFKSARDYDSIPMDGPFISVGTLKEKIFESKHLGRGTDFDLVVTNAQTNEEYLDEAMLIPKNTSVLIRRVPGRPRMPIVTEQEPKMETKVEDTPVEKGSFMAADSSAMKYTEDTEWDEFGNDLYAIPEAPVVQSSNTVPDAPPANKADEDSKIKALIDTPALDWQRQGADGFGPGRGFGRGIGGRMGGRGFGRLGLERKTPPQGYVCHRCKVPGHFIQHCPTNGDPNYDIKRVKPPTGIPKSMLMATPDGSYALPSGAVAVLKPNEAAFEKEIEGLPSTRSVGDLPPELHCPLCKEVMKNAVLTSKCCFKSFCDKCIRDYIISNAKCVCGATNILADDLLPNKTLRDTINRILESGNSSAENAGSTFQVQDMESARNPQPKVPSPTQSAASKEEQKPFAGNTQTPNANMKEQVDEEKPVVILQQVPEKPRTAKVPDVSEATHESMSVKEPASQCSAPLPEEEVQQKLVVGEAAKKKKKKKVRMPPNDLWKAPQDLTAESYMMPLGPSPYNPYWGGMQPAMEGYMNPYASPMPFMGYGLGPMDMPFGGMISPDPFAAQGYMMPVIPPQRDLSEFGMGMNAGPPAMSREEFEARKADLRRRRENERRAESREFPRDREFSREVSSSGDISSMKSKSIPQPSSGDLHPHHRHPPERSSPARDLEPPAPLPPRPSKRKSDHERSDRDRDRDHHDYDYDRERDRGERDHHHRHHHHRSEPPAKASSEATKPASSTIADRKQKASVFSRISFPEEELATKKRKLSSSGEAPAAVAGATSASAAHHKSSSSVNGYYDDYNSSSVKVTSVSASGGGKKSMDYESSDDERHFKRKPSRYEPSPPPPADWEEDAKHSRGQRERERERERDRDRDRKHK
- the LOC110629231 gene encoding E3 ubiquitin ligase PQT3-like isoform X5, whose amino-acid sequence is MAVYYKFKSARDYDSIPMDGPFISVGTLKEKIFESKHLGRGTDFDLVVTNAQTNEEYLDEAMLIPKNTSVLIRRVPGRPRMPIVTEQEPKMETKVEDTPVEKGSFMAADSSAMKYTEDTEWDEFGNDLYAIPEAPVVQSSNTVPDAPPANKADEDSKIKALIDTPALDWQRQGADGFGPGRGFGRGIGGRMGGRGFGLERKTPPQGYVCHRCKVPGHFIQHCPTNGDPNYDIKRVKPPTGIPKSMLMATPDGSYALPSGAVAVLKPNEAAFEKEIEGLPSTRSVGDLPPELHCPLCKEVMKNAVLTSKCCFKSFCDKCIRDYIISNAKCVCGATNILADDLLPNKTLRDTINRILESGNSSAENAGSTFQVQDMESARNPQPKVPSPTQSAASKEEQKPFAGNTQTPNANMKEQVDEEKPVVILQQVPEKPRTAKVPDVSEATHESMSVKEPASQCSAPLPEEEVQQKLVVGEAAKKKKKKKVRMPPNDLWKAPQDLTAESYMMPLGPSPYNPYWGGMQPAMEGYMNPYASPMPFMGYGLGPMDMPFGGMISPDPFAAQGYMMPVIPPQRDLSEFGMGMNAGPPAMSREEFEARKADLRRRRENERRAESREFPRDREFSREVSSSGDISSMKSKSIPQPSSGDLHPHHRHPPERSSPARDLEPPAPLPPRPSKRKSDHERSDRDRDRDHHDYDYDRERDRGERDHHHRHHHHRSEPPAKASSEATKPASSTIADRKQKASVFSRISFPEEELATKKRKLSSSGEAPAAVAGATSASAAHHKSSSSVNGYYDDYNSSSVKVTSVSASGGGKKSMDYESSDDERHFKRKPSRYEPSPPPPADWEEDAKHSRGQRERERERERDRDRDRKHK
- the LOC110629231 gene encoding E3 ubiquitin ligase PQT3-like isoform X4, with the translated sequence MAVYYKFKSARDYDSIPMDGPFISVGTLKEKIFESKHLGRGTDFDLVVTNAQTNEEYLDEAMLIPKNTSVLIRRVPGRPRMPIVTEQEPKMETKVEDTPVEKGSFMAADSSAMKYTEDTEWDEFGNDLYAIPEAPVVQSSNTVPDAPPANKADEDSKIKALIDTPALDWQRQGADGFGPGRGFGRGIGGRMGGRGFGRLGLERKTPPQGYVCHRCKVPGHFIQHCPTNGDPNYDIKRVKPPTGIPKSMLMATPDGSYALPSGAVAVLKPNEAAFEKEIEGLPSTRSVGDLPPELHCPLCKEVMKNAVLTSKCCFKSFCDKCIRDYIISNAKCVCGATNILADDLLPNKTLRDTINRILESGNSSAENAGSTFQVQDMESARNPQPKVPSPTQSAASKEEQKPFAGNTQTPNANMKEQVDEEKPVVILQQVPEKPRTAKVPDVSEATHESMSVKEPASQCSAPLPEEEVQQKLVVGEAAKKKKKKKVRMPPNDLWKAPQDLTAESYMMPLGPSPYNPYWGGMQPAMEGYMNPYASPMPFMGYGLGPMDMPFGGMISPDPFAAQGYMMPVIPPQRDLSEFGMGMNAGPPAMSREEFEARKADLRRRRENERRAEREFPRDREFSREVSSSGDISSMKSKSIPQPSSGDLHPHHRHPPERSSPARDLEPPAPLPPRPSKRKSDHERSDRDRDRDHHDYDYDRERDRGERDHHHRHHHHRSEPPAKASSEATKPASSTIADRKQKASVFSRISFPEEELATKKRKLSSSGEAPAAVAGATSASAAHHKSSSSVNGYYDDYNSSSVKVTSVSASGGGKKSMDYESSDDERHFKRKPSRYEPSPPPPADWEEDAKHSRGQRERERERERDRDRDRKHK